From a single Solanum dulcamara chromosome 4, daSolDulc1.2, whole genome shotgun sequence genomic region:
- the LOC129886539 gene encoding probable serine/threonine-protein kinase At1g01540, with protein MSVYDAAFVNSELSKNTSIFGLKLWVVIGIFVGAVFVLILFLLSLCITASRRRTTTQKGKLHRTVNSELTPVVSKEIQESVHHDAASDHRPIVPQVVPEIQINMGKVEHRVVFSDKMPGASSGESRATSGAETGSLGNSGQLPEVSHLGWGRWYTLRELEAATNCLSDENVIGEGGYGIVYQGVLTDGTRVAVKNLLNNRGQAEKEFKVEVEAIGRVRHKNLVRLLGYCVEGAYRMLVYEYVDNGTLEQWLHGDVGDVSPLTWDIRMTIIVGTAKALAYLHEGLEPKVVHRDVKSSNVLLDRQWHPKLSDFGLAKLLNAERSYVTTRVMGTFGYVAPEYACTGMLNEKSDIYSFGILIMEIITGRTPVDCGRPKGETNLVDWLKKMIEIRKSEEVVDPKLPEMPSSKGLKRALLVALRCVDPDAQKRPKMGHIIHMLEADDLLVRDERRVGKERESSNFHRDYKQDNQAGPKLARKQYGDGAPETSERDSSRNHNLPSSWR; from the exons ATGTCTGTGTACGATGCGGCGTTTGTGAACAGTGAGTTATCGAAGAACACTTCAATTTTTGGATTGAAGTTGTGGGTTGTGATTGGGATCTTCGTTGGAGCTGTATTTGTTCTCATACTCTTCCTTCTGTCACTCTGCATCACCGCCTCCCGCCGCCGCACTACCACCCAAAAAGGAAAACTCCACCGCACTGTCAATTCTGAGCTCACCCCAGTTGTCTCCAAGGAAATCCAAGAGAGTGTCCACCATGACGCCGCCTCAGATCATCGTCCAATTGTCCCTCAG GTTGTGCCAGAAATACAGATCAACATGGGGAAGGTGGAGCACAGAGTGGTGTTTTCAGACAAGATGCCTGGGGCATCAAGTGGTGAGAGTAGGGCGACTAGTGGGGCTGAAACAGGGTCATTAGGGAATAGTGGGCAATTGCCAGAAGTGTCGCATTTAGGGTGGGGAAGGTGGTATACTCTAAGAGAGCTTGAGGCTGCCACTAATTGCTTGTCTGATGAGAATGTGATAGGAGAAGGTGGGTATGGGATTGTGTATCAAGGTGTATTGACTGATGGCACCAGAGTAGCTGTTAAAAATCTCTTGAACAACAG GGGTCAAGCAGAGAAGGAGTTTAAAGTGGAGGTGGAAGCTATTGGGCGGGTAAGACACAAGAATCTCGTGAGGCTGCTTGGCTACTGTGTTGAAGGAGCTTACCG GATGCTTGTCTATGAGTATGTAGATAATGGAACTTTGGAGCAATGGCTTCATGGAGATGTTGGGGATGTCAGTCCTTTGACATGGGATATCAGAATGACTATAATAGTGGGAACAGCAAAAGC TTTAGCATATCTTCATGAGGGTCTGGAACCTAAAGTTGTTCATCGAGATGTAAAATCCAGCAACGTACTCCTCGATCGCCAATGGCATCCAAAGCTGTCAGACTTTGGGCTTGCTAAACTCCTCAATGCAGAGAGGAGTTATGTGACAACTCGTGTAATGGGAACATTTGG TTATGTTGCACCAGAATATGCTTGTACCGGCATGCTTAATGAGAAGAGTGACATTTATAGCTTTGGAATACTTATCATGGAGATAATTACTGGCAGAACTCCTGTTGATTGTGGTAGACCAAAAGGCGAG ACTAATTTGGTGGATTGGTTAAAAAAGATGATTGAGATCCGGAAATCTGAGGAAGTGGTTGATCCTAAGTTGCCTGAAATGCCTTCTTCAAAAGGTCTCAAGCGTGCTCTTTTGGTTGCTCTTCGATGTGTTGATCCTGATGCTCAAAAGAGGCCTAAAATGGGACACATTATCCACATGCTAGAGGCGGATGACCTGCTGGTTCGTGAT GAACGTCGTGTTGGGAAAGAAAGAGAATCGTCTAATTTCCACCGTGACTACAAGCAAGACAACCAAGCTGGTCCCAAGTTAGCCAGAAAACAATATGGTGATGGAGCACCAGAAACTAGTGAAAGAGATAGTAGTAGAAACCATAATTTGCCATCTAGTTGGAGATAA
- the LOC129886540 gene encoding CAAX prenyl protease 1 homolog isoform X2, which yields MILMYIFESYLDVRQHAAHKLPTLPKPLVGVISQEKFEKSRAYSLDKSYFHFIHEFVTILMDSSILYFRILPWFWKRSGEFLVYLGLNAENEIFHTLSFLAGVMVWSQITDLPFSLYSTFVIEARHGFNKQTMWLYFRDMIKGIALSIVIGPPIVAAIIVIVQKGGPYLAIYLWGFMLILSLVMMTIYPVLIAPLFNKFTPLPQGELRLKIENLASSLKFPLKKLFVVDGSTRSSHSNAYMYGFFKNKRIVLYDTLIQQCKNDEEIVAVIAHELGHWKLNHTMYSFIAVQILTFLQFGGYTLVRNSKDLFQSFGFDTQPVLIGLIIFQHTVIPLQHLVSFGLNLVSRAFEFQADAFAKKLGYATPLRAGLVKLQEENLSAMNTDPWYSAYHYSHPPLVERLAAIDESDKKTE from the exons ATGATACTAATGTACATATTTGAGTCATACCTTGATGTACGGCAGCATGCTGCTCATAAATTGCCAACACTCCCCAAACCTTTGGTGGGAGTTATCAGCCAGGAAAAATTTGAGAAGTCCCGTGCTTATAGTCTAGACAAAAG TTACTTCCATTTTATCCACGAGTTTGTTACCATACTTATGGACTCTTCCATCTTGTACTTCCGGATATTGCCCTGGTTTTGGAAG AGATCCGGAGAGTTTTTGGTATACCTTGGTCTCAATGCAGAGAATGAAATATTTCACACACTCTCATTTTTAGCAGGAGTTATGGTTTGGTCACAG ATCACTGATTTGCCATTTTCGTTGTATTCAACCTTTGTGATCGAGGCCCGCCATGGGTTCAACAAG CAAACAATGTGGTTATACTTCAGGGACATGATAAAAGGAATTGCTTTATCGATTGTGATTGGTCCTCCCATTGTGGCTGCCATTATTGTTATAGTACAG AAAGGAGGTCCTTACTTGGCAATTTACTTATGGGGATTTATGCTGATTTTGTCTCTTGTTATGATGACTATCTACCCAGTACTAATTGCTCCACTTTTCAACAAGTTCACTCCG CTTCCACAGGGAGAGCTTAGGTTGAAGATTGAGAATCTTGCATCCTCACTCAAATTTCCCCTAAAGAAATTGTTTGTTGTTGATGGGTCCACAAGGTCAAGCCATAGCAAT GCATACATGTATGGATTCTTCAAGAACAAGCGCATTGTCCTATATGATACACTCATCCAGCAG TGCAAGAATGATGAGGAAATAGTTGCTGTTATTGCACACGAGCTTGGTCACTGGAAACTTAATCACACAATGTACTCCTTCATTGCTGTTCAG ATTCTCACGTTCTTGCAGTTTGGCGGATACACTCTTGTTAGGAATTCAAAGGATTTGTTTCAAAGTTTTGGGTTTGATACACAACCAGTTCTCATTGGACTCATCATATTTCAG CACACTGTGATACCTCTCCAGCACCTTGTGAGCTTTGGCCTTAATCTTGTAAGCCGCGCCTTTGAGTTCCAG GCTGATGCATTTGCAAAGAAACTGGGTTATGCTACACCTCTTCGAGCTGGTCTTGTGAAACTGCAG GAAGAAAACTTGTCCGCTATGAACACAGATCCTTGGTATTCAGCCTATCATTATTCTCACCCTCCCCTAGTTGAAAGATTGGCTGCCATTGATGAATCTGATAAGAAGACGGAGTGA
- the LOC129886540 gene encoding CAAX prenyl protease 1 homolog isoform X1: MAFPYLEAVVGFMILMYIFESYLDVRQHAAHKLPTLPKPLVGVISQEKFEKSRAYSLDKSYFHFIHEFVTILMDSSILYFRILPWFWKRSGEFLVYLGLNAENEIFHTLSFLAGVMVWSQITDLPFSLYSTFVIEARHGFNKQTMWLYFRDMIKGIALSIVIGPPIVAAIIVIVQKGGPYLAIYLWGFMLILSLVMMTIYPVLIAPLFNKFTPLPQGELRLKIENLASSLKFPLKKLFVVDGSTRSSHSNAYMYGFFKNKRIVLYDTLIQQCKNDEEIVAVIAHELGHWKLNHTMYSFIAVQILTFLQFGGYTLVRNSKDLFQSFGFDTQPVLIGLIIFQHTVIPLQHLVSFGLNLVSRAFEFQADAFAKKLGYATPLRAGLVKLQEENLSAMNTDPWYSAYHYSHPPLVERLAAIDESDKKTE, encoded by the exons ATGGCATTTCCTTACTTGGAAGCAGTTGTCG GTTTCATGATACTAATGTACATATTTGAGTCATACCTTGATGTACGGCAGCATGCTGCTCATAAATTGCCAACACTCCCCAAACCTTTGGTGGGAGTTATCAGCCAGGAAAAATTTGAGAAGTCCCGTGCTTATAGTCTAGACAAAAG TTACTTCCATTTTATCCACGAGTTTGTTACCATACTTATGGACTCTTCCATCTTGTACTTCCGGATATTGCCCTGGTTTTGGAAG AGATCCGGAGAGTTTTTGGTATACCTTGGTCTCAATGCAGAGAATGAAATATTTCACACACTCTCATTTTTAGCAGGAGTTATGGTTTGGTCACAG ATCACTGATTTGCCATTTTCGTTGTATTCAACCTTTGTGATCGAGGCCCGCCATGGGTTCAACAAG CAAACAATGTGGTTATACTTCAGGGACATGATAAAAGGAATTGCTTTATCGATTGTGATTGGTCCTCCCATTGTGGCTGCCATTATTGTTATAGTACAG AAAGGAGGTCCTTACTTGGCAATTTACTTATGGGGATTTATGCTGATTTTGTCTCTTGTTATGATGACTATCTACCCAGTACTAATTGCTCCACTTTTCAACAAGTTCACTCCG CTTCCACAGGGAGAGCTTAGGTTGAAGATTGAGAATCTTGCATCCTCACTCAAATTTCCCCTAAAGAAATTGTTTGTTGTTGATGGGTCCACAAGGTCAAGCCATAGCAAT GCATACATGTATGGATTCTTCAAGAACAAGCGCATTGTCCTATATGATACACTCATCCAGCAG TGCAAGAATGATGAGGAAATAGTTGCTGTTATTGCACACGAGCTTGGTCACTGGAAACTTAATCACACAATGTACTCCTTCATTGCTGTTCAG ATTCTCACGTTCTTGCAGTTTGGCGGATACACTCTTGTTAGGAATTCAAAGGATTTGTTTCAAAGTTTTGGGTTTGATACACAACCAGTTCTCATTGGACTCATCATATTTCAG CACACTGTGATACCTCTCCAGCACCTTGTGAGCTTTGGCCTTAATCTTGTAAGCCGCGCCTTTGAGTTCCAG GCTGATGCATTTGCAAAGAAACTGGGTTATGCTACACCTCTTCGAGCTGGTCTTGTGAAACTGCAG GAAGAAAACTTGTCCGCTATGAACACAGATCCTTGGTATTCAGCCTATCATTATTCTCACCCTCCCCTAGTTGAAAGATTGGCTGCCATTGATGAATCTGATAAGAAGACGGAGTGA
- the LOC129886542 gene encoding probable receptor-like protein kinase At5g24010, translating to MAILSSTLALYFSFALLYFNLISASFSPLDHYLINCGSPEHTTVDFDHRRFTGDVSDSTASFLTSTESISLADPNPSPKSSPIYHTARVFTRPSKYKFVIKNPGAHLVRLHFRRLRGSLDFNNAKFHVLANGFVLFNSLSMEMGKDFEIVKDYVIGVDSDVLVITFVPTEKSNLAFVNAIEVISAPNDLIADVAQYVSFDKNEQIHGLLKNGFETMYRVNVGGWKVTPFNDSLWRTWVTDDEYLKSNDGSSKVHFGGRINYQEGGASREVGPDNVYNSARVIRSSGNSIPELKMTWTFPVTKGYKYLVRMHFCDIASIARGMLFFNVYVNNNLAYENLDLTEVTNRLLASPFYADFVVDGDSSGVLTLSVGPSNMSLPRAVDAILNGVEIMKINNSVGSFDGEICAHAVLKSWKRGNGNVLYPMLAAVFMLLMAFVIMHRKRTGATDSVAWWRLPTEITEVNLKYGNQLSSNKL from the coding sequence ATGGCGATTCTCTCTTCCACCTTAGCTCTCTACTTCTCATTCGCACTCCTCTACTTCAATCTAATTTCAGCTTCCTTTTCTCCCCTCGATCACTACCTCATAAACTGTGGTTCTCCCGAACACACCACCGTTGACTTCGATCACCGCCGCTTCACCGGAGACGTTTCCGACTCTACGGCGTCGTTTCTCACCTCCACGGAATCGATTTCACTCGCTGACCCAAACCCAAGTCCTAAATCTTCCCCAATTTACCACACGGCTCGTGTTTTCACGCGCCCCTCCAAGTACAAGTTCGTCATCAAGAACCCTGGTGCTCACTTGGTACGTCTCCATTTCCGTCGATTAAGAGGTAGTCTTGATTTTAACAATGCTAAATTTCATGTCTTGGCTAATGGGTTTGTGTTATTTAATAGTTTAAGTATGGAAATGGGTAAGGATTTTGAGATAGTTAAGGATTATGTGATTGGGGTTGATTCAGATGTTCTTGTTATCACTTTTGTCCCTACTGAGAAATCGAATTTGGCGTTTGTCAATGCAATTGAGGTTATTTCTGCTCCTAATGATTTGATTGCTGATGTGGCTCAGTATGTTAGTTTTGATAAAAATGAGCAAATTCATGGATTACTGAAGAATGGGTTTGAAACTATGTATAGGGTTAATGTTGGTGGTTGGAAAGTTACCCCTTTTAATGATTCGTTATGGAGAACTTGGGTTACCGATGATGAGTATCTCAAGTCTAATGATGGCTCTTCAAAGGTTCACTTTGGTGGCCGTATAAACTATCAAGAAGGTGGGGCAAGCAGAGAGGTTGGTCCTGATAATGTTTATAATTCTGCTCGAGTTATCAGGAGTTCGGGTAATTCAATCCCGGAGTTGAAAATGACATGGACATTTCCGGTGACCAAAGGGTACAAGTACTTGGTTAGGATGCACTTCTGTGATATAGCTAGTATTGCGCGTGGTATGCTATTTTTCAATGTTTATGTGAACAACAATTTGGCCTACGAAAACTTGGACCTTACTGAAGTTACAAATAGGTTGCTGGCTTCCCCTTTCTATGCTGATTTTGTCGTTGATGGAGATAGTTCTGGTGTTTTGACTTTAAGTGTTGGGCCATCCAATATGAGTCTTCCACGTGCTGTAGATGCCATTCTGAATGGGGTTGAGATCATGAAGATAAATAATTCTGTGGGTAGTTTTGATGGTGAGATTTGTGCACATGCTGTCTTGAAGAGCTGGAAGAGGGGAAATGGTAACGTCCTATATCCTATGCTAGCTGCTGTCTTCATGCTGCTGATGGCGTTTGTGATCATGCATCGGAAAAGAACTGGGGCTACAGACTCTGTGGCCTGGTGGAGGTTACCCACAGAAATTACTGAAGTTAATCTGAAATATGGCAACCAACTATCATCTAATAAGCTGTGA